Genomic segment of Euleptes europaea isolate rEulEur1 chromosome 6, rEulEur1.hap1, whole genome shotgun sequence:
GCTCTCTACAAAACTAGTGTTTAGAAATAGTATCTTGGTTAAGGACAAAGTTGTGCATGCAGAAGAGCAGTGGGATTTGGCAAAGCATCGCCGAGCTGGGAGGGACCACGCTGCAGCTCTGAGTGGTGTGTGTCCGATTGGGTTCAGGCATCATGCCCTGAAGATGGTGGGGTTGTGTCCATCGTTCTagtctttcccctttcctttcctggcTGTGAAGAAAGACAAGCATTAGTGTGACCCATGGAGGCACCAATAGTCGTCTGGATGGGGAAGGGCCAATGTTAGCCTGGCACCCACCAGCATTCAAACATGCCAGCTGACCACGAGTCTTGACTCGTAGTTTAGGTGTTATTAGCAAATCAAACAACTACCCTGAGCAAATCCAGCCAGGGACAGGTTGAAATATTCTACTTATTCCTGTCACCTTTTCAGTTTGCCCTTTTTGAACAAAGCACTTGCCTTTCACATGAAACTGCTATTTGCTGACAAAGCACCtccttagaatcagagttggaagggggcaaacaagccatctagtccaaccccctgcttaatgcaggatcagccattGTAAGCTAGTTGGACAGGCTCGTggagctgccctatactgagtcagatcatgggtctatcaaggtcattactttctactctaactggcagcagctctccaagatctcaggttcaggtcttccacatcacctacaatctgatcctattaactggagatgctaaagACTGAAACCAGGGCCTTCTGGGGgctaagcagatgctcagccactgtgtcatcgccccttcccaaaccaaggTGATGTTGGTTATACTCAGGAATGCTGGGCTTTTGACTGCTCTTTTAGTCCATTTAGCACTTCATACTTTATATAGCTGTAATAATTTAAAAATCAGATTAATAACTTTAATTGTAATATTAAATTAAATGAGTTTCTGTTTTGAGCTGATTCTGAATCTGAAATAGTTCTTTATTACTTACACACCCCTACTTAGCAAGCAGGAAGTTCTtgtttcagtccctggcatctccagttaaaggattacAGATTGCCAACATCTGCTTAAACCtctctctgcccgagaccctggagatctaCTGACAGCCAGAGTACATAATACTGAAGGAGGACCAGAGCtctaattcattataaggcagtttcTTATGTTAATTCTGATCCTCAGAATTGTCAGATTTGCTCACATGGGTAAGAGTGCAAGATCATAGCCGGACTTGGTACCATCTTACTTCCTCTGGGTCcagacaggaagaggaagagtgcAGAGTTATTCTGATGGGTGTTTGGCAATGTTGgattctttccttcccccgccccccacttcTTTTAACGTATTTATAACTGTAAACTTGTCATTGTTTGGCTTTCACGTCAGCCACCTTTATTTGATTCTTGTAGATAGCAATGGTGGTGTATAAGTACAAACAAACATGCTAAGTTCTGACTCTAATTCTCCAATATAAATTATCAAAGgaaaaaagaccccccccccaaaaaaaaagagctgGAACTGACCTTTGGATTTTGATTTGGCCTTAGGAGAACAAGGCTTAGTCACTTGAATAGTATCCTGACATTCGGCATTGTACAGGGCCTTTTTCAGGGTACCCGAACGGGCCTTCAGACCTGTTGCTGCATCACAGCCACCCCAGCTCTCAAATTTGTACTTGCAGTCAGCTAGGAGAGAAAGTAAACCCTGTTAGACCTGCTCAGCATCCGCAAGACACCTGATGATGAAAAGCATTCACTTAGATTCCACCTCCGTGCTCTGACTTTCGCCTCTCCTGTTATGAGTTCCATTATGTTGGGTAAATAATTCATACAATCTCATGTAACCAGAACCTGACACTTCATGATGAATTCATTTTACCATACAGCCTTTTTGTGTGTCATTGAAGAACCAGTTTTGTTGTTGGTTTATGAGCCTGTTTGAAAAGACTGGCAATTTCCAAGACATGTACTTCTATACCATGATCAGATGAACTCTATTTATTCCCAAGCCAACACAGGTTGTAAGAAAGTCATCAGCAGCAATCAGCAGCAGAGATTCAAGTTAGAGTAAAGCTGGGAGGTTGCCACTGATAGTAAACCCTTCTCCCAGCTGGTCATAGCCTAACCTTTCCACTGTGAGCTTTTTCTCCCATTCACAATgaacccaatgaagttgataggcaaTAAGGAATAGGACAGATAAATACGTGTAGGCAATAGGTATAGGACAGACAAAGGAAAATACTTATTTACTCAATGAGCAATTAAGATTCCCTGCCAGTGGCACAGTTATGGCCACAAGCatcaatggctttaaaagggactaAAGggaaaattcatggaggactgatccatcaatggctgttagtcatggagactaaagggaacctccacattcagaggcagttaacATCTGAATACCAGGGGTAGGAGGCCATACcagggggaggccttggcctctatggcctGATTTTTGGCCCTCCAAcgcaactggttagccactgtgtgaaacaggatgcagggcttttcttatgtgattAAACAGTGATGCAGAGGAACATTAATATGACCACGAGGTGGCAGTAGAAGCACCAGACTggcaaggagagaaagagagacaaagGGGACGGATGGAAAGTGGTTTAAATGTACAGATCAACCAACTATCGACCCTGTTCCCTGCTGAGTTCCATGTCTTTTCACGGAACATGCTCCGTACTCCTATATCTTCATTAAATCCACTGACCTGTTTCTTGCTGAGCATCAACACTCACACTGCGTAGGAAGGCTAGAGCCAGGTATTTTGCTCACCTCCGGGCAATTCAGCTTCCCAGCAGAAGGTAAGCAGAGTGGAAGCTACTCTAGTTACGGCAGTATTTTGGGCCAGACAAACTCCGTCCCAACAACCCTTATCTTTCCCTCTCCTTCACTTTAGATCCAAAGCCCTTTACCAGCACCCCCTTTGGCCTCCCAACAAGCCCAGTTGGTATCACTGACGAGAAACAACAcggaaaaaattaaaatatacttaTTTGACAGTAGGTGGGAACACAACAGTTTTCTGACAAAGTTTTGCTTTTTAAGGGCATTGTCTAAGACCACAGCAGATACAGGAAACCACAGTCACATATCTTTGTTGGAAAGTCCACTTCCTGCCAGGATATGCTTCTAATAATGGAAGTGCTGGAACAAGAAGATTACCAGATGCAAATACACTGTAAGCAATGCAAATCAGTTAAACACATGTATGACCTACCACTGCCCACACTCTCCTATGACCATTCTGGATCATGAACCATTTATAAATGCTCTACCATTTGGTAAACTGCCTTACTAGCACACTATAGCTGTCATAGGCCAGTGCATCATTCCTTAAGCCTAATTGCGTTCCCTGAGAAGGAGATGTCCGCTCACCTCCAAATTCCTTCTTCCAGTTGCAGGGGATCTTGCACTTGAGTTTCTTGGTCTCCTCATTACAGGTTCCTTCACGGTAGCCCACACCACAGTCTTTGCTGTTGGGGACGCAGGGACCCCAGCGCCATTCCTCACAATCAGAGCCATTTTTCTTCACCTTGTCTGCAGTGATAATACGGGAGCAGGCAGTCATTAGAGGAGTCATCTTACCCCTCCTGCCCAAAAGCGTTAAAACAGCCTGTGTCCCACCTTCAGGCAACCCCAAAGGACAGCAGATTGGACCTCTTCTGCCTGGGCAACCAGAAGTCCCCCACTCACCTTTTTTATTCTTGCCAGCCTCAGAAGATACAGCCAGAAGAATCAGCACCAAGAGGAGAAAGAGTCCACGGACCTGCATTCTGTGAAATAAAAGGAAATCTCCTTAAGGATTCAAATTCCTACATGCAGAggtgaaaaggaagaagaagaagagttggtttttatataccgactttctctaccccttaaggaagaatcaaactagcttacaatcacctccccttcccctccccacaacagacaccctgtgagg
This window contains:
- the MDK gene encoding midkine — translated: MQVRGLFLLLVLILLAVSSEAGKNKKDKVKKNGSDCEEWRWGPCVPNSKDCGVGYREGTCNEETKKLKCKIPCNWKKEFGADCKYKFESWGGCDAATGLKARSGTLKKALYNAECQDTIQVTKPCSPKAKSKSKARKGKGKD